One region of Blattabacterium cuenoti genomic DNA includes:
- the rplV gene encoding 50S ribosomal protein L22: protein MKQETNVVSASLNGVRNSPRKMRLIADLIRNKEIQTAIDLLSHSRKRKVSFIFKKLLLSLLSNWEKKNNQSYDSENKGFLYIKEIKVDQGKTLKRLRPVPQGRGHRIRKRSSNIVVLLDKKKET from the coding sequence ATGAAACAAGAAACTAATGTAGTTTCAGCTTCTTTGAATGGAGTAAGAAATTCTCCGAGAAAAATGAGATTGATAGCAGATTTAATTCGAAATAAGGAAATACAAACAGCTATAGACTTATTAAGTCATAGTAGAAAAAGAAAAGTTTCTTTTATTTTCAAAAAGCTACTTCTTTCTTTATTATCTAATTGGGAAAAAAAAAATAATCAATCTTATGATTCTGAAAACAAAGGATTTTTATACATAAAAGAAATTAAAGTAGATCAAGGAAAAACCTTGAAAAGGTTAAGGCCTGTTCCTCAAGGAAGAGGACATAGGATAAGAAAAAGATCGAGTAATATCGTAGTTTTATTAGATAAAAAAAAAGAAACATAG
- the rpsS gene encoding 30S ribosomal protein S19, protein MARSLKKGPYVSLKLHKKVLKNIKLDKKSIIKTWSRPSTILPDFVGQTFAVHNGKQFINVYITENMIGHKLGEFAPTRTFRGHAGSKSKLKIKK, encoded by the coding sequence ATGGCAAGATCTTTAAAAAAAGGACCATATGTTTCTCTAAAATTACACAAAAAAGTATTAAAAAATATCAAATTAGATAAAAAAAGCATAATTAAAACTTGGTCTAGACCTTCTACTATTTTACCTGATTTTGTAGGACAAACTTTTGCTGTTCATAATGGAAAACAATTTATTAATGTATATATTACGGAAAATATGATTGGTCATAAACTTGGAGAGTTTGCTCCTACTCGTACTTTTAGAGGACATGCTGGATCTAAGAGCAAATTAAAAATAAAAAAATAA
- the rplB gene encoding 50S ribosomal protein L2, protein MSIKKLKPITPGQRFRIVNCFDQLTSSNPEKSLIKGKNKSGGRNNTGRMTMRYFGGGHKRKYRIIDFKRRKFGIPAVIKSIEYDPNRSSFISLLHYEDGEKRYIPTIEGFKIGQKVISGKNIPFNIGNSTFLSNIPLGTNISCIELKPGQGAKIARSAGSFAQLFAKDEKYATIKLPSGEIRMIMITCMATIGIVSNPDHQLEIYGKAGKNRHLGRRPRTRGVAMNPIDHPMGGGEGKASGGIPRNRKGKPSKGFRTRSKKQSSDKYILQRRKK, encoded by the coding sequence ATGTCAATAAAAAAATTAAAACCTATAACACCTGGTCAACGTTTTAGAATTGTAAATTGTTTTGATCAACTTACTAGTTCTAATCCTGAAAAATCCTTAATAAAAGGAAAAAATAAATCTGGAGGTAGAAATAATACAGGTCGTATGACCATGCGTTATTTTGGAGGTGGACATAAAAGAAAATATAGAATAATAGATTTCAAAAGAAGAAAATTTGGGATTCCTGCCGTTATAAAGTCCATAGAATATGATCCTAATCGGTCTTCTTTTATTTCTTTACTTCATTATGAAGATGGAGAAAAAAGATACATTCCTACAATAGAAGGATTCAAAATAGGACAAAAAGTAATTTCTGGTAAAAACATTCCTTTCAATATAGGAAATTCTACTTTTTTAAGTAATATTCCTTTGGGGACTAATATATCCTGTATAGAACTTAAACCAGGACAAGGAGCTAAAATAGCTAGAAGTGCAGGATCTTTTGCACAACTGTTTGCAAAAGATGAAAAATATGCTACAATTAAACTTCCTTCTGGAGAAATCAGAATGATAATGATTACTTGTATGGCCACAATTGGAATTGTTTCTAATCCTGATCACCAATTAGAAATATATGGTAAAGCAGGAAAAAATAGGCATTTAGGACGAAGACCTAGAACACGTGGTGTTGCCATGAATCCTATAGATCATCCAATGGGAGGAGGAGAAGGAAAAGCTTCCGGAGGAATTCCTAGAAATAGAAAAGGAAAACCTTCTAAGGGATTTAGAACTCGTTCTAAAAAACAAAGTTCTGATAAATATATTTTGCAAAGAAGAAAAAAATAA
- a CDS encoding 50S ribosomal protein L23, producing MILIKPFITEKSYKGEKYSCYTFSVNINCNKIQIEKEIKKLFGFSIKNIRTMIYPRKNKSKYTKKGFLCGKTNKIKKAIVQFHENQKIDFLNRK from the coding sequence ATGATTTTAATAAAACCTTTTATTACGGAAAAATCTTATAAAGGAGAAAAATATAGTTGTTACACTTTTTCTGTAAATATAAATTGTAATAAAATTCAAATTGAAAAAGAAATAAAAAAACTATTTGGATTTTCTATAAAAAATATTAGAACTATGATTTATCCTAGAAAAAACAAATCCAAATATACTAAAAAAGGATTTCTTTGTGGAAAAACTAATAAAATAAAAAAAGCTATTGTTCAATTTCATGAAAATCAAAAAATTGATTTTCTAAATCGAAAATAA
- the rplD gene encoding 50S ribosomal protein L4 has translation MELKILDIKGNYTNKKIEFNDKIFLKKSYHHSTYLEVKRYLLAQRQGTHKSKERGEISGSTRKLHRQKGTGGSRKGNIKNPIFRGGGRTFGPKPRKYLTKLNKRTKNMVRKFILEQKLVHHKIMIIEDFQLNAPKTKFILNLLKSLKLINKKSLMIIGKTNKNLYLSSRNLKNFKLLSANELDCFSLINFPYIILSENSINKIYKFLSII, from the coding sequence ATGGAATTAAAAATTTTAGATATTAAAGGAAATTACACGAATAAAAAAATAGAATTTAATGATAAGATTTTTTTAAAAAAATCTTATCATCACTCTACATATTTAGAGGTTAAAAGATATTTATTAGCTCAACGTCAGGGTACACATAAATCTAAGGAAAGAGGAGAAATTTCTGGAAGTACCAGAAAATTACATAGACAAAAAGGAACTGGAGGATCTAGAAAAGGAAACATAAAAAATCCTATTTTTAGAGGAGGAGGCAGAACTTTTGGGCCTAAACCAAGAAAATATTTGACAAAATTAAATAAACGTACTAAAAATATGGTTAGAAAGTTTATTCTAGAGCAGAAATTAGTGCATCATAAAATTATGATCATAGAAGATTTTCAATTAAATGCCCCAAAAACTAAATTTATTTTAAATTTATTAAAATCCTTGAAATTAATAAATAAAAAGTCATTAATGATAATTGGAAAAACAAATAAAAATTTGTATTTATCTTCTAGGAATTTGAAGAATTTTAAATTATTAAGTGCAAATGAATTAGATTGTTTTTCGCTGATAAATTTTCCATATATTATTCTTTCTGAAAATTCTATAAATAAAATATATAAATTTTTGTCCATAATATGA
- the rplC gene encoding 50S ribosomal protein L3 — translation MSGLIGINIGMTSIFLKNGENVPCTIIQVGPCYITQIKTIENDGYSSIQLGVDDKKIKKTNKSLFNHFKKAGLSPKKKLLEFRVNKISNFILGNSININFFKEGEFVHVKGISKGKGFQGVIKRHNFSGVGERTHGQHNRLRAPGSIGAGSDPSRVFKGKKMAGKMGKKNVTVKNLKILKIDSDQNFLILKGSVPGNKNSYLMIQKKEWN, via the coding sequence ATGTCTGGACTAATCGGAATCAATATAGGGATGACTAGTATTTTTCTAAAAAATGGAGAAAATGTTCCATGTACTATTATTCAGGTGGGGCCTTGTTATATCACTCAAATAAAAACAATAGAAAATGATGGTTATTCTTCTATTCAATTGGGTGTAGATGACAAGAAAATCAAAAAAACTAATAAATCTTTATTCAATCATTTTAAAAAAGCAGGATTATCTCCAAAAAAAAAATTATTAGAATTTAGAGTGAACAAAATATCCAATTTCATTCTAGGAAATTCGATCAATATTAATTTTTTTAAAGAAGGAGAATTTGTTCATGTAAAAGGAATTTCTAAAGGTAAAGGATTTCAAGGTGTAATTAAAAGACACAATTTTTCAGGAGTAGGAGAAAGAACTCATGGACAACATAATCGTTTAAGAGCTCCAGGATCAATAGGAGCTGGATCTGATCCTTCACGTGTTTTTAAAGGAAAAAAAATGGCTGGAAAAATGGGTAAAAAAAATGTAACCGTTAAAAATTTAAAAATATTGAAAATAGATTCTGATCAGAATTTTTTAATATTAAAAGGTTCAGTTCCAGGTAACAAAAATTCATATTTAATGATTCAAAAAAAAGAATGGAATTAA
- the rpsJ gene encoding 30S ribosomal protein S10, whose product MGHDIKIKLKSYDYNLLDKSAERIVNSVLPTGVVLNGPVPLPTEKKIFTVLRSPHVNKKSREQFFLPTHKRLLQIHNASSKTVDALMKLELPSGVEAEIKV is encoded by the coding sequence ATGGGTCATGATATAAAAATTAAATTAAAATCTTATGATTATAATTTATTAGATAAATCGGCCGAAAGAATTGTAAATTCAGTCCTTCCAACAGGAGTAGTATTGAATGGACCAGTTCCTTTGCCTACTGAAAAAAAAATATTTACGGTTTTACGTTCTCCTCACGTAAATAAAAAATCTAGAGAACAATTTTTTCTTCCTACTCATAAAAGACTTTTACAAATTCATAACGCTTCGTCTAAAACAGTAGATGCACTGATGAAATTAGAATTACCTAGTGGAGTGGAAGCAGAAATAAAAGTATGA
- the fusA gene encoding elongation factor G: MTKDLKYTRNIGIAAHIDAGKTTTTERILFYTGINHKIGEVHDGAATMDWMQQEQERGITITSAATCCEWTCNSKKYQINIIDTPGHVDFTVEVERSMRVLDGMVVLFSAVDGVEPQSETVWRQADKYGIPRIAFVNKMDRQGSDFFNVCSQIQKILGANSVPLQIPIGIGDNFKGVVDLIANQAIIWDEKNYGMTYQKIPIPNDMRNIANDYQNRLIETLSEHDDVIMEKFLYGNYSSISQEDIIFSLRKNTIEMKIIPILCGSSFKNKGVQAILDAICRYLPSPLEVKDIVGINPINQKKEKRKPSEGEPFSALAFKISSDPFVGRLAFFRVYSGKIKSGSYSFNARSGNKERISRIYQMHANKQNPVDKIGAGDIAAVVGFKDIKTGDTLCDEKYPILLEKILFPEPVIGLAIEPKYKSDIDKMSFALSKLMEEDPTFQVRTDDYTGQTIISGMGELHLEIIVDRMKREFKVEVNQGKPQVEYKEALTSLVEHREIYKKQTGGRGKYADILFRLEPGNIGKSGLVFINKIKGGNIPKEYIPSIEKGFREMMKSGPLSGYEIDSAKVTVLDGSYHSVDSDQLSFELAGKLGFRKAAKKANPVLLEPIMKLEVLIPEENMGDIIGDLNRRRGIVQNMNSRNNIKVIQALVPLSEMFGYVTILRTLSSGRGTSVMEFSHYNTVPENVIDNIIVENKNINKK; encoded by the coding sequence ATGACAAAAGATTTAAAATATACAAGAAATATAGGAATTGCAGCACATATTGATGCAGGAAAAACTACTACAACAGAAAGAATTTTATTTTACACGGGAATTAATCATAAAATAGGAGAAGTTCATGATGGGGCTGCTACTATGGATTGGATGCAACAAGAACAAGAACGTGGAATAACTATAACTTCTGCGGCTACATGTTGTGAATGGACGTGTAATAGTAAAAAGTATCAAATTAATATTATAGATACTCCAGGACATGTAGATTTTACCGTAGAAGTAGAAAGATCTATGAGAGTTTTGGATGGGATGGTAGTTTTATTTAGTGCAGTAGATGGAGTTGAGCCTCAATCTGAAACTGTTTGGAGACAAGCAGATAAATATGGAATTCCTAGAATAGCTTTTGTAAATAAAATGGATCGTCAAGGTTCCGATTTTTTTAATGTTTGTTCTCAAATACAAAAAATTTTAGGAGCAAATTCAGTTCCTTTACAAATACCTATTGGCATTGGAGATAATTTTAAAGGAGTTGTTGATTTGATAGCTAATCAGGCTATAATATGGGATGAAAAAAATTATGGAATGACATATCAAAAAATTCCTATTCCAAATGATATGAGAAATATAGCCAATGATTATCAAAATAGATTGATTGAAACATTATCTGAACATGATGATGTAATAATGGAAAAATTTTTATATGGAAATTATTCTTCTATATCACAAGAGGATATTATTTTTTCTTTACGGAAAAATACAATTGAAATGAAAATAATTCCTATTTTATGTGGATCTTCTTTTAAGAATAAAGGAGTTCAAGCTATATTGGATGCTATATGTAGATATTTACCTTCTCCTCTTGAAGTTAAGGATATAGTAGGAATTAATCCTATTAATCAAAAAAAAGAAAAAAGAAAACCTAGTGAAGGCGAACCTTTTTCTGCTTTAGCTTTTAAAATTTCAAGTGATCCTTTCGTGGGACGTTTAGCTTTTTTCAGAGTTTATTCTGGAAAGATAAAATCAGGTTCTTATAGTTTTAATGCTAGATCCGGAAATAAAGAACGTATTTCTAGAATATATCAAATGCATGCAAATAAACAAAATCCGGTAGATAAAATTGGAGCTGGAGATATAGCAGCTGTGGTAGGTTTTAAAGACATTAAAACAGGTGATACTTTGTGTGATGAAAAATATCCAATTTTATTGGAGAAAATATTATTTCCTGAACCAGTAATAGGTTTAGCTATTGAACCTAAATACAAATCAGATATAGACAAAATGAGTTTTGCTTTATCAAAATTAATGGAAGAAGATCCTACTTTTCAGGTAAGGACAGATGATTATACAGGTCAAACTATTATTTCCGGAATGGGTGAACTTCATTTAGAAATAATTGTAGATAGAATGAAACGAGAATTTAAAGTTGAGGTAAATCAAGGAAAACCTCAAGTGGAATATAAAGAAGCTTTAACCAGTTTAGTAGAGCATAGAGAAATTTATAAAAAACAAACAGGAGGGAGAGGAAAATACGCTGATATATTATTTAGATTAGAACCTGGAAATATAGGTAAATCCGGTTTAGTTTTTATTAATAAAATAAAAGGAGGAAATATACCAAAAGAATATATTCCTTCTATAGAAAAAGGATTTAGAGAAATGATGAAAAGTGGTCCTTTATCTGGATATGAAATAGATAGTGCAAAGGTTACTGTTTTAGATGGTTCTTATCATTCTGTTGATTCTGATCAATTATCTTTTGAATTAGCAGGAAAATTAGGTTTTAGAAAAGCAGCTAAAAAAGCTAATCCTGTTTTATTAGAACCAATTATGAAACTGGAAGTTTTAATTCCGGAAGAAAATATGGGAGATATAATAGGAGATTTAAATCGTAGAAGAGGAATTGTGCAAAATATGAATAGCAGAAATAATATAAAAGTAATTCAAGCTCTAGTTCCATTATCAGAAATGTTTGGATATGTTACCATATTGCGAACACTTTCTTCTGGAAGGGGAACTTCTGTTATGGAATTTTCTCATTATAATACAGTACCTGAAAATGTAATAGACAATATAATTGTAGAAAATAAAAACATAAATAAAAAATAA
- the rpsG gene encoding 30S ribosomal protein S7 — protein MRKVKKKEKVYFPDPKFHDSLVSRFVNHLMKSGKKNIAYSIFYNAMKKIDVIKEKEEKSALEIWKEGLKNVMPHVEVRSRRMGGSNIQVPVPISSNSRITKAMKLLISCASIRNEKTMANKLAYEIWDAFQEQGEAVKRKENIHKMAEANKAFSHFRF, from the coding sequence ATGAGAAAAGTTAAAAAAAAAGAAAAAGTATATTTTCCTGATCCTAAATTCCATGATTCTTTGGTCTCTCGTTTTGTTAATCATTTAATGAAAAGTGGAAAGAAAAATATAGCTTATAGTATATTTTATAATGCTATGAAAAAAATAGATGTTATTAAGGAAAAAGAAGAAAAATCTGCGTTGGAAATATGGAAAGAAGGATTAAAAAATGTAATGCCTCATGTGGAAGTCAGAAGTCGTCGTATGGGAGGATCTAACATTCAAGTTCCTGTTCCTATTTCTTCTAACAGTAGAATAACAAAAGCAATGAAATTGTTAATTTCTTGTGCTTCTATTAGAAATGAGAAAACAATGGCTAACAAATTGGCGTATGAAATATGGGATGCTTTTCAAGAACAAGGTGAAGCTGTGAAAAGAAAAGAGAATATTCACAAAATGGCAGAAGCAAATAAAGCCTTTTCTCATTTCAGATTTTAG
- the rpsL gene encoding 30S ribosomal protein S12 — MPTIQQLIRKGRTSVSKKRKSVALEFCPQKRGVCTRVYTTTPKKPNSAMRKVARVRFTNGREVITYITGEGHNLQEHSIVLVKGGRVKDLPGVKYKIVRGARDTAGVNGRKKSRSKYGAKIVKKD, encoded by the coding sequence ATGCCTACTATACAGCAGTTAATTAGAAAAGGACGGACTTCTGTTTCTAAAAAACGGAAATCTGTAGCTTTAGAATTTTGTCCTCAAAAAAGAGGAGTATGTACTAGAGTTTATACTACTACACCAAAAAAACCCAATTCTGCTATGCGAAAAGTAGCTCGCGTTCGGTTTACAAATGGTAGAGAAGTAATTACTTATATTACAGGAGAAGGACATAATTTACAGGAACATTCAATTGTTTTGGTTAAGGGGGGTAGAGTTAAGGATTTACCCGGTGTAAAATATAAAATAGTACGGGGAGCTAGAGATACAGCTGGAGTTAATGGAAGAAAAAAAAGTAGAAGTAAGTATGGAGCTAAAATAGTGAAAAAAGATTAA
- the map gene encoding type I methionyl aminopeptidase — MIQLKTIEEIILIKKSAFLASKTLGMLAKEVKPGINTLYLDKLAQNFICDHGGKPAFLGLYNFPNTLCVSPNHQVVHGIPDQRPLCEGDILSIDCGVYMNGFYGEHAYTFEVGKVSRKTKEFLDCSKKSLYIGISNCKYGNSIGDIGYSIQSFIEKNGFNVVKDFVGHGIGKNMHEDPKIPNFGKRGKGLKLKEGLVLSIEPMVNIGSSEIVFQKDGWTVTTLDNKISSHYEHNVAIVDGLPCLLSTFRYIYKELNIKSLEEDLFQNQKIHIDNL, encoded by the coding sequence TTGATACAGTTGAAAACTATTGAAGAAATAATTTTAATCAAAAAAAGTGCTTTTTTAGCCTCCAAAACATTAGGAATGTTAGCTAAAGAAGTAAAACCAGGGATTAATACTCTTTATTTGGATAAACTTGCACAAAATTTTATTTGTGATCATGGTGGTAAACCTGCTTTTTTAGGATTATATAATTTTCCAAATACTTTGTGTGTTTCTCCAAATCATCAAGTTGTACATGGAATTCCTGATCAAAGGCCCTTATGTGAAGGAGATATATTATCTATAGATTGTGGAGTTTATATGAATGGATTTTATGGAGAACATGCTTACACTTTCGAAGTTGGAAAAGTCTCTCGTAAGACAAAAGAATTTTTGGATTGTTCTAAAAAATCTCTTTACATTGGAATATCTAATTGCAAATATGGAAATAGTATTGGAGATATAGGTTACTCAATACAATCTTTTATTGAAAAAAATGGTTTTAATGTAGTAAAAGATTTTGTGGGTCATGGAATTGGAAAAAATATGCACGAAGATCCTAAAATTCCAAATTTTGGAAAAAGAGGAAAAGGTTTAAAATTAAAGGAAGGGTTAGTTCTTTCTATAGAACCAATGGTAAATATTGGCTCTTCTGAAATCGTTTTTCAAAAAGATGGATGGACGGTAACTACACTGGATAATAAAATTTCATCTCATTATGAACATAATGTAGCCATTGTGGATGGATTGCCTTGTTTACTTTCAACTTTTCGTTATATTTACAAAGAACTTAATATTAAATCATTAGAAGAAGATCTATTTCAGAATCAAAAAATTCATATTGATAATCTTTAG
- the gpmI gene encoding 2,3-bisphosphoglycerate-independent phosphoglycerate mutase, translated as MKKLMLIILDGWGLSSCQKNYYCSAIEQASTPFIDYCSINYPYSKLKASGTDVGLPKGQMGNSEVGHINLGSGRKIIQSLEKINTSIRKNSLAKKINIFFDKIFFSRKRIHFIGLLSDGGVHSHMNHLFYFLKIAHEKKIKDVFIHIFTDGRDSPPKKSIFYIKELLNVTNKYVGKLCSVIGRYYSMDRDHKWERTKKAYDAMVHSKGIYTRNIVSSIEKLYTDGVTDEFMSPLIIVDENEVPVSRIKNGDVVFCFNFRSDRSRQITELLTGNNIPFSGIEKLNLSYYITMTCFNPKYKGVHVLFEKEYLSDTLGEVLEREGKQQIRIAETEKYPHVTFFFSGGRETPFNREVRILCQSPKVPTYDLKPEMSAENIVKKIIPELKRKQSDFICLNFANPDMVGHTGKMKETIEACEFVDRCVKCCSEEAMKNSYTVIIVGDHGNADYMINSDGTPHTAHTTSLVPFIILGKNIKKKDLLLRKEGVLSDVAPTILQLMELPIPKIMSGTSIIIKYHKK; from the coding sequence ATGAAAAAATTGATGTTAATAATTCTAGATGGTTGGGGTTTATCTTCTTGTCAAAAAAATTATTATTGTTCCGCAATAGAACAAGCTTCTACTCCATTTATAGATTATTGTTCTATAAATTATCCTTATAGTAAACTAAAAGCATCAGGAACCGATGTTGGATTACCTAAAGGGCAGATGGGTAATTCAGAAGTAGGTCATATTAATTTAGGATCTGGTCGTAAGATTATTCAGAGTCTAGAAAAAATTAATACTTCTATAAGAAAAAATTCGCTTGCAAAAAAAATAAATATTTTTTTTGATAAAATTTTTTTTTCTAGAAAAAGAATTCATTTTATTGGATTATTATCTGATGGAGGTGTTCATTCACATATGAATCATCTTTTTTATTTTCTTAAAATAGCTCACGAAAAAAAAATAAAAGATGTTTTTATCCATATTTTTACAGATGGAAGAGATTCTCCTCCAAAAAAAAGTATTTTTTATATAAAAGAACTTTTAAATGTGACTAATAAATATGTAGGAAAATTATGTTCCGTTATTGGAAGGTATTATTCTATGGATCGTGATCATAAATGGGAAAGAACTAAAAAAGCATATGATGCAATGGTTCATTCAAAAGGAATATATACTAGAAATATCGTTTCTTCTATAGAAAAATTATATACTGATGGAGTAACAGATGAGTTTATGTCTCCTTTAATAATTGTTGATGAAAATGAAGTTCCTGTTTCAAGAATAAAAAATGGAGATGTCGTTTTTTGCTTTAATTTTCGTTCTGATCGTTCCAGGCAAATTACAGAACTTTTGACGGGGAATAATATTCCTTTTTCAGGAATAGAAAAATTAAATTTATCTTATTACATAACTATGACTTGTTTTAATCCTAAATATAAAGGAGTACATGTTCTTTTTGAAAAAGAATATTTGTCGGATACTTTGGGGGAAGTTTTAGAAAGGGAAGGAAAACAACAAATACGTATAGCTGAAACAGAAAAATATCCACATGTTACTTTTTTTTTCTCAGGAGGAAGAGAAACTCCTTTTAATCGAGAAGTAAGAATTTTATGCCAATCTCCTAAAGTTCCTACTTATGATTTAAAGCCTGAAATGAGTGCCGAAAATATTGTGAAAAAAATTATTCCGGAATTAAAAAGAAAACAATCAGATTTTATTTGTTTAAACTTTGCCAATCCCGATATGGTTGGACATACTGGTAAAATGAAAGAAACAATAGAAGCATGTGAGTTTGTTGACAGATGTGTAAAATGTTGTTCTGAAGAAGCTATGAAAAATTCATATACAGTTATTATAGTGGGAGATCATGGAAATGCAGACTATATGATAAATTCAGATGGAACCCCTCATACAGCTCATACCACATCTTTAGTCCCTTTTATTATTTTAGGTAAAAATATAAAAAAAAAAGATCTTCTTTTAAGAAAAGAAGGAGTTTTATCAGATGTAGCTCCTACCATTCTACAATTAATGGAATTACCTATTCCTAAAATTATGAGTGGAACTTCTATAATCATAAAATATCATAAAAAATAA
- the tsf gene encoding translation elongation factor Ts yields MKVSVKEIYKLRKITGIGIMDCKKALVDSNGDINEAIRFLRKKGEKIVINRSSYQMKDGALIASVNLNHSCGTIIGIRCETDFLSKSHEFLDFLSILSKKSLLFNNKTDFLNSSYNNNENIREMIVSKMGVVKEKLELKIFEKIDSPFVINYTHNTNKIASLVGFSSEINISVAKNIAMHVAAMNPIAINEKEIPDSLINEETEIIKTQVEKENISDSIKKKIIQGKIKKFVWDNTLLNQKFIKNNKITVQKYLDKYDKNLKINIFKRVSFNC; encoded by the coding sequence ATGAAAGTTTCTGTAAAGGAAATTTATAAACTTAGAAAAATAACAGGAATTGGAATTATGGATTGTAAAAAAGCATTAGTTGATTCTAATGGGGATATCAATGAAGCAATCCGTTTTTTAAGAAAAAAAGGAGAAAAAATAGTAATCAATCGTTCTTCGTATCAAATGAAGGATGGAGCTCTTATTGCTTCCGTTAATTTGAATCATTCTTGTGGAACAATTATAGGAATTAGATGCGAAACTGATTTTTTATCTAAAAGCCATGAATTTCTGGATTTTTTATCCATACTTTCGAAAAAATCGTTATTATTTAATAATAAAACTGATTTTTTGAATAGTTCATATAATAACAATGAAAATATTCGGGAAATGATTGTAAGTAAAATGGGGGTAGTAAAAGAAAAATTAGAATTAAAAATTTTTGAAAAAATTGATTCTCCATTTGTTATAAATTATACTCACAATACTAACAAAATTGCATCATTAGTTGGGTTTTCCTCTGAAATAAATATATCTGTGGCTAAAAATATAGCGATGCATGTGGCTGCCATGAATCCTATCGCTATTAATGAAAAAGAAATTCCTGATTCATTAATCAATGAAGAAACCGAAATTATTAAAACCCAAGTTGAAAAAGAGAATATATCTGATTCTATAAAAAAGAAAATAATTCAGGGAAAAATTAAAAAATTTGTATGGGATAATACTCTTTTAAATCAAAAATTTATAAAAAATAATAAAATAACTGTTCAAAAATATTTGGATAAATATGATAAAAATTTAAAAATAAATATCTTTAAAAGAGTAAGTTTTAATTGTTGA
- the rpsB gene encoding 30S ribosomal protein S2, whose product MKINTQDLLKAGVHFGHIARKWNPNMRTFIFMKKGGIHIIDLSKTISKLEEACNELKKIAINGKKILLVGTKDQAREKVAFYAKSINMPCITERWLGGLLTNFTTIRKSVKKMNNIEKMKKNGTFDTLSKKERLLIDRLYAKLYKNLGSISNMNHIPGGIFLVDPNKEKIALTEAKKLRIPVFAMVDTNTDPNDIQYPIPSNDDSSKSIDIILKFVSEAIQHGISINKNERENKNFTNKKL is encoded by the coding sequence ATGAAAATCAATACTCAAGATTTATTAAAAGCTGGTGTTCATTTTGGACATATTGCACGAAAATGGAATCCTAATATGCGTACTTTCATTTTTATGAAAAAAGGAGGAATTCATATTATAGATTTATCAAAAACAATTTCAAAATTAGAAGAAGCTTGTAATGAGTTAAAAAAAATAGCAATAAATGGAAAAAAGATATTATTGGTAGGAACCAAAGATCAAGCTAGAGAAAAAGTTGCTTTTTATGCAAAAAGTATAAATATGCCTTGTATAACAGAAAGATGGTTAGGAGGATTGCTTACAAATTTTACAACGATTCGTAAGTCTGTAAAAAAAATGAATAATATAGAAAAAATGAAAAAAAATGGGACTTTTGATACTTTGTCCAAGAAGGAAAGATTATTAATTGACCGATTATATGCTAAATTATATAAAAATTTAGGAAGTATTTCAAATATGAATCATATACCAGGTGGTATTTTTTTGGTAGATCCTAATAAAGAAAAAATAGCTTTGACTGAAGCTAAAAAATTAAGAATACCTGTATTTGCCATGGTAGACACTAATACAGATCCTAATGATATTCAATACCCTATCCCTTCTAATGATGATTCTTCTAAGTCTATAGATATTATTCTAAAATTTGTATCAGAAGCAATTCAACATGGAATTTCTATTAATAAAAATGAACGTGAAAACAAAAATTTTACAAATAAAAAATTATGA